One window of Deltaproteobacteria bacterium genomic DNA carries:
- a CDS encoding GIY-YIG nuclease family protein has protein sequence MLSNWFVYLCDRNGQIYTGITTDLSHRMKQHKAILLHSEVFGDKYSAALRERQIKGWTRQKKLELIKR, from the coding sequence ATGCTAAGTAATTGGTTTGTCTATCTTTGTGATAGAAATGGGCAGATCTATACCGGGATAACAACCGATTTAAGCCATAGGATGAAACAACACAAAGCCATACTTTTACATAGTGAAGTATTTGGAGATAAATACTCGGCTGCTTTAAGGGAACGGCAGATTAAAGGATGGACAAGGCAAAAAAAATTGGAATTGATAAAAAGGTGA